Proteins encoded together in one Streptomyces sp. NBC_01216 window:
- a CDS encoding ATP-grasp domain-containing protein: protein MPRRRAFVLFEFMNAMLVTAQAAKARGFAVVALNRNPLCAEGPFAVPDGLVDEYVQVASWTDPTVVEPLLKYLTGRYEIAGTHSVFEGALVHQAALRELAGLPTTDPATLRGILDKAQVRARLQEAGLTALRTAPLEEALAWETWGFDRPAVLKPANGTGSALCFEVASPGELRAAVETVERTDVVNPLMRDYIRAHGSFVLEERAEGELLSVESMVHRGEVGFLGLTGRYVLASDPVVEQGTQIPYFHPHMESIVELSRAVHEALGFHHGGSHLEFMVAEDGTAELIDFNARSAGFASPVTTGAAYGIDFGEVLVDVGCGIRPDLSFTRRAHRFAVEMVVLPRPGTTEFRSIEFPDDALAPRASKSVGEKLSGRADQLDAVGMFIVTGDTASEAHRRGLRARREVVVNGEPLGDHPNNVVAHSRHIGRDLPAPSPTGGPR, encoded by the coding sequence ATGCCACGCAGAAGAGCCTTCGTCCTCTTCGAGTTCATGAACGCGATGCTCGTCACCGCCCAGGCCGCCAAGGCCCGCGGGTTCGCGGTCGTCGCCCTCAACCGCAACCCGTTGTGCGCCGAGGGCCCGTTCGCGGTGCCCGACGGCCTGGTCGACGAGTACGTGCAGGTCGCGTCCTGGACGGACCCCACCGTCGTCGAACCGCTGCTGAAGTACCTCACCGGCCGCTACGAGATCGCCGGCACCCACAGCGTGTTCGAAGGGGCCCTGGTCCACCAGGCCGCGTTGCGGGAACTCGCCGGGCTGCCGACCACCGACCCCGCGACCCTGCGAGGGATCCTCGACAAGGCACAGGTCCGCGCCCGGCTCCAGGAGGCCGGACTGACCGCCCTGCGGACGGCCCCGCTCGAAGAGGCGCTGGCCTGGGAGACCTGGGGCTTCGACCGGCCCGCCGTGCTCAAGCCCGCCAACGGCACCGGCAGTGCCCTGTGTTTCGAGGTCGCCTCACCCGGCGAGCTGCGCGCCGCCGTCGAGACGGTCGAGCGGACCGACGTCGTCAACCCCCTGATGCGGGACTACATCCGGGCCCATGGTTCCTTCGTCCTGGAGGAGCGGGCGGAGGGCGAGCTGCTGTCCGTCGAGTCGATGGTGCACCGCGGCGAGGTGGGCTTCCTCGGCCTCACCGGCCGCTACGTCCTCGCCTCCGACCCGGTGGTCGAGCAGGGCACCCAGATTCCTTACTTCCACCCGCACATGGAAAGCATCGTGGAGTTGTCGCGCGCCGTGCACGAGGCCCTCGGCTTCCACCACGGCGGCAGCCACCTGGAGTTCATGGTGGCGGAGGACGGCACCGCCGAACTCATCGACTTCAACGCGCGCTCCGCCGGCTTCGCCTCCCCGGTCACCACCGGCGCCGCCTACGGCATCGACTTCGGCGAAGTGCTCGTGGACGTCGGCTGCGGCATCCGGCCCGACCTCTCCTTCACGCGGCGGGCCCACCGGTTCGCCGTGGAGATGGTCGTCCTGCCGCGCCCCGGGACCACCGAGTTCCGGTCCATCGAGTTCCCGGACGACGCCCTCGCGCCCCGCGCCAGCAAGAGCGTCGGCGAGAAGCTCAGCGGGCGGGCCGACCAGCTCGACGCCGTGGGCATGTTCATCGTCACCGGCGACACGGCATCCGAGGCGCACCGGCGCGGCCTGCGGGCGCGCCGCGAGGTCGTCGTCAACGGCGAGCCGCTGGGTGATCACCCGAACAACGTCGTGGCCCACTCCCGCCACATCGGCCGGGACCTCCCGGCCCCGTCGCCGACCGGAGGACCCCGGTGA
- a CDS encoding aspartate aminotransferase family protein, with protein MTQDDGPAAVFESRESAVRSYSRSFPATFATARREFVTGADGTRYLDFLAGAGALNYGHNPEFAKRALVDYIERDGLTHALDLATTAKQDFLETFEAQILAPRGLDHRVQFCSPSGTNAVEAALKVARLVTGRTNVVAFGGGFHGVSTGALAAVGSEFYKQGLRATLPTTTHIPFPDSPMGPFDSLDLLDRLVSDSSSGVEKPAAVILETVQCEGGVYVAPTDFLVGLRAWCDTHGVLLIVDDIQVGCGRTGTFFSFERAGIRPDLITLSKSISGYGLPMALLLVKPEYDVWKPGQHNGTFRGNQLAFVTAAETVRTHWADGSGDAFGAEVLRKGEIVAEYLRQNVTSRFAASVRGLGLIWGIDVSPAGISGAKVSRRCFERGLIVETCGRDSEVVKILPPLILSDDSLTAGLDIIVEALYDEAQNGRRATAGDPLATTPHATTS; from the coding sequence ATGACGCAGGACGACGGTCCGGCCGCCGTGTTCGAGAGCCGGGAGTCGGCGGTCCGCTCCTACTCCCGTTCCTTCCCCGCCACCTTCGCGACCGCCCGGCGGGAGTTCGTGACCGGTGCCGACGGCACGCGGTACCTCGACTTCCTCGCCGGGGCGGGGGCCCTGAACTACGGCCACAACCCCGAGTTCGCCAAGCGGGCCCTGGTCGACTACATCGAGCGCGACGGTCTCACCCACGCCCTCGACCTGGCGACCACCGCCAAACAGGACTTCCTGGAGACCTTCGAGGCACAGATCCTGGCGCCCCGCGGCCTCGACCACCGGGTGCAGTTCTGCAGCCCCTCCGGTACCAACGCGGTGGAGGCCGCCCTGAAGGTCGCCCGGCTCGTCACCGGGCGCACGAACGTCGTCGCCTTCGGCGGCGGGTTCCACGGGGTCAGCACGGGCGCGCTGGCCGCGGTGGGTTCGGAGTTCTACAAGCAGGGGTTGCGCGCCACCCTGCCGACGACGACTCACATCCCCTTCCCCGACTCACCCATGGGGCCCTTCGACTCCCTCGACCTGCTCGACCGGCTGGTGTCGGACAGCAGCTCCGGCGTCGAGAAGCCGGCCGCGGTCATCCTGGAGACGGTGCAGTGCGAGGGCGGGGTGTACGTCGCCCCGACGGATTTCCTCGTGGGCTTGCGGGCCTGGTGCGACACACACGGGGTGCTCCTGATCGTCGACGACATCCAGGTCGGCTGCGGCCGGACCGGGACCTTCTTCTCCTTCGAGCGTGCCGGGATCCGCCCGGACCTGATCACCCTCTCGAAGTCGATCAGCGGCTACGGCCTTCCGATGGCGCTGCTGCTGGTGAAGCCCGAGTACGACGTGTGGAAGCCGGGCCAGCACAACGGCACCTTCCGCGGCAACCAGCTCGCCTTCGTCACCGCGGCGGAGACCGTCCGCACCCACTGGGCGGACGGCTCGGGCGACGCCTTCGGCGCCGAGGTGCTGCGCAAGGGCGAGATCGTCGCGGAGTACCTGCGACAGAACGTGACTTCGCGGTTCGCCGCGTCGGTGCGCGGCCTCGGGCTGATCTGGGGGATCGACGTGAGCCCTGCCGGAATCTCCGGGGCCAAGGTGTCGCGCCGCTGCTTCGAACGCGGGCTGATCGTGGAGACCTGCGGCCGGGACAGCGAGGTCGTCAAGATCCTCCCGCCGCTGATCCTCTCCGACG